A section of the Candidatus Binataceae bacterium genome encodes:
- a CDS encoding GNAT family N-acetyltransferase, with protein sequence MDIKMETTVKSATCDEKNKLISTILAAFVTDPVARWLWPEAHKYFGRMDEFVNAFGGASFDVGSAYYVEGYCGAALWLPPKVQPNEEKMVSIIRESVPKHRLQTTFSILEKMGNFHPDEPHWYLPVVGVDPMFQARGFGSRLMMHALERSDREKKLAYLESSNPRNLSLYIRCGFELMGTIQVADSPPLFPMLRKPHE encoded by the coding sequence ATGGACATAAAAATGGAAACTACAGTCAAGTCCGCGACCTGCGACGAGAAGAACAAGCTGATATCAACGATTTTAGCCGCGTTCGTGACCGATCCGGTGGCGCGATGGCTGTGGCCTGAAGCGCACAAATACTTCGGACGAATGGACGAGTTTGTTAATGCGTTCGGCGGTGCGTCCTTCGATGTCGGCAGTGCCTATTATGTGGAAGGCTACTGTGGCGCGGCGCTCTGGCTCCCGCCCAAGGTTCAACCGAACGAGGAAAAGATGGTGTCGATCATCAGAGAGAGCGTCCCCAAACATCGGCTGCAGACGACATTCTCAATATTAGAAAAAATGGGCAACTTCCATCCCGATGAACCACACTGGTACCTGCCGGTTGTTGGCGTTGATCCAATGTTTCAAGCGCGGGGCTTCGGCTCCCGGCTGATGATGCACGCTCTTGAACGAAGCGATCGCGAGAAGAAGCTTGCGTACCTTGAATCATCCAATCCGCGCAATCTCAGCTTGTATATCCGATGCGGGTTCGAGCTTATGGGCACCATCCAGGTGGCTGACTCGCCGCCCTTGTTTCCAATGCTTCGCAAACCTCACGAATAA
- a CDS encoding SAM-dependent methyltransferase, with the protein MEDGKPSATAIISAMGRAAHLLWDQPPKVFKDTLALQLSGCESEAALKAQIDQLDGELARTTTPDFALKLRRTMTAQLVMRSRYLEDEVDEAVRRGVSQYVILGAGLDSFAYRRSELATALHTFEVDHPATQAWKRTRLRAAGIELPAHLSLVAVDFERESLIDNLRMSGYRTVAPSLFSWLGVTMYLSTDAIFGTLEAIAALAAGTEIIFEYSVPKDLVDAETQKMLAVVLMAAQARGEPQTTFFEPAKLAEQVRKVGFAEVTDFGPDEATARYFTGRTDGLRLHSLNHYMRARVGPRST; encoded by the coding sequence ATGGAAGATGGTAAACCGAGCGCCACCGCCATAATCAGCGCGATGGGTCGCGCTGCTCATCTCTTGTGGGACCAGCCGCCCAAGGTCTTCAAAGATACGCTTGCACTGCAGCTTTCCGGATGCGAGAGCGAGGCCGCTCTCAAGGCGCAGATCGATCAGTTAGATGGAGAATTGGCGCGAACTACAACTCCCGACTTCGCTCTAAAGCTTCGTCGCACAATGACGGCTCAGCTTGTCATGCGAAGCCGTTACCTCGAGGACGAAGTTGACGAGGCTGTTAGACGGGGCGTTTCCCAGTACGTGATCCTTGGCGCCGGGCTGGACTCTTTCGCTTATCGGCGATCAGAACTCGCAACGGCTTTGCATACCTTCGAAGTGGATCATCCTGCCACCCAGGCCTGGAAGCGGACTCGTCTTCGCGCGGCAGGTATAGAGCTGCCGGCTCACCTGAGCCTTGTAGCGGTCGATTTCGAGAGGGAATCGCTGATCGATAATTTGCGGATGAGTGGCTATCGGACAGTCGCGCCCAGCCTTTTCTCATGGCTCGGTGTTACCATGTACCTTTCTACCGACGCGATTTTCGGCACATTGGAGGCGATAGCCGCACTCGCAGCCGGAACGGAAATCATCTTCGAGTATAGCGTTCCAAAAGATCTAGTTGATGCGGAGACACAAAAAATGCTTGCCGTTGTGTTGATGGCTGCGCAAGCTCGTGGTGAACCACAGACGACGTTTTTCGAACCCGCCAAACTGGCTGAACAAGTGCGGAAAGTCGGCTTCGCCGAGGTAACGGATTTCGGTCCTGATGAGGCAACGGCGCGGTATTTTACCGGCCGCACGGACGGTCTTCGCCTTCACTCGCTAAATCACTACATGCGCGCGCGAGTCGGCCCGCGCTCCACCTAG